The genomic segment aaatGAACAAACCTGCCACCCAAGAGGTTATGGAGCCCTTGTCAATGGCAGTGTCTGAGCTGCAAATCACTTGTCCTAGTCGTCCTATTGAGTTGGCTTCAAAATCCCTTGGTGTTAAAGAAAGTGATCCTATTGGAAACTCTTCTGAAATAATTAACGAGAATGATTCTGATTTGGATTCTCCTTGTTGGAAAGGAAAACTTAGTGCTAATCAATCAACCTGTGAAGTTTCTAGACCTGATGATTTTCAACAGCTTAAAAGTGCTCGAGGAGCTTGCAGCAATTTAAATCCTCTCGCGCCTCATTTTGTCCCTAGCTGTGGCCAACAGAAAGTAAATTACCGTGGAACTGAATGTGAAGGAGATGATAGTTTGACTTTCCAGAAGACTGAATCTTCTGCGGTTAGTTTATTCTCCAGAGAACATACACTACAAAAACCTGGTACAGCTGAATCATCTTCTTTGGATCGGAGCAGTATTACTGAGACACATTGCTCTATTGACAATCATGTCCGCAATAAGGAATATGAGCCACTCACCAACTCTAGTACTAGCTCCATGCTCAGCTCATCTTGCGTGGTTCAACCATCCATTCTGGAAGATTACTTCACTTCCAATGGCCAGCTTCTGACTAGGCAAAAGGTTGGAGGATCTGGGAAGGTTATCGAGGATGCAGTACCTAATGGCTCAACTAGTGTGTCTTTGCTTGCAAGCAAACATGTCAGACCCATAAGTACTAGGCAACTTGACTCTCAACATGTCTCGTTTTCCGCTGTGATGTCTAGGCCAATCTCTTCTAAATTTTCAACTTTATCAGACTTGCACTCTTCTGCCATAGTTCAAGATCTTCAAAGTGGAGCTCCAGCAATATCTTGGAGCTCCAATAGTTCCGACATTGCTTCTTTTGAAAGAAGATTCTCACAGCAACTCAATGTTTGTGCAGCCAGAGGGCATTCTTCCCCTTCATCAGATAGCAATTCTTTGCAAGCTCTAGACTCTGAATCATCGGGAGCTGGTTCAAGTTATTCGCCCTTTAATCATGCCTTGTCACAGAACCTAGATTCTGATGGACATGGTGGAGTCAGCAAGAGTGGCATTTTTTGGTATAGTCTAGCCAGTCTAGTAGATGCTGCTGTGGATAAAAGGAAGGAGGTTTTCCATGATGAAGTCCTGACAGATAAAAGCAAAGCAAAAATGAGCAAACCTGCCACCCAAGAGGTTATGGAGCCCTTGTCAATGACAGTGTCTGAGCTGCAAATCACTTGTCCTAGTCATCCTATTGAGTTGGCTTCAAAATCCCTTGGTGTTAAAGAAATTGATCCTATTGGAAACTCTTCTGAAATAATTAACGAGAATGATTCTGATTTGGATTCTCCTTGTTGGAAAGGAAAACTTAGTGCTAATCAATCAACCTGTGAAGTTTCTAGACCTGATAATTTTCAACAGCTTAAAAGTGCTCGAGGAGCTTGCAGCAATTTAAATCCTCTCGCGCCTCATTTTGTCCCTAGCTGTGGCAAACAGAAAGTAAATTACCGTGGAACTGAATGTGAAGGAGGTGATAGTTTGACTTTCCAGAAGACTGAATCTTCTGCGGTTAGTTTATTCTCCAGAGAATATACACTACAAAAACCTGGTACAGCTGGATCATCTTCTTCGGATCGGAGCAGTATTACTGAGACACATTGCTCTATCGACAATCATGTCCGCAATAAGGAATATGAGCCACTCACCAACTCTAGTACTAGCTCCATGCTCAGCTCATCTTGTTTGGTTCAACCATCCATTCCAGAAGATTACTTCATCTCTAACGGCCAGCTGCTGACTGGGAAAAAAGTTGGAGGATCTGGGAAGGTTATCGAGGATGCAGTATCTAATGGCTCAACTAGTGTGTCTTTGCGTGCAAGCGAACATGTCACCAGTTCATCTTCCTGTAGAGATGGTGTTTCTTCTGCTTTAAGTGAAACATATGGGCTTGTAACTAAGCCTTTGTGCACACCTCCAAAATTGGATATTCAAATAGTGGTTAAGACAATAAATCAAGTGTCAGAATTGCTTATGCAAAACTGCTCATATGATTTAGATTCTCTGAATGAGCATGAACATGATATAATGAAGCGTGTTGTCTGTAATCTTAATGCGTGTATCAGAAACAGGGTTTGAGAGCATACTCTGACTTCTGAATCAAGTCATCCTCGCGCTTCATATTGTGTTGTGAAATCAGCTGATCTAAACAAGGTATGGATTTTTCGGTTTCTAAAATTAGTGGATCTGATTCGAGGTGATGGAAAAACTTCACTTTCTACTGTAAATTCTTTCTCGACTTCCATTTAGCATATTCAGGCTGCTAATGGGTTTTTgaatacttataaattttttataatgcttATTGTGGAATTATCAAGTCTGTCTTGCTATAGTCAAGTAGGCAATGGTTTGTGCTATTAGTAACAATCAAGTTCactgtttcatttttcttgagaAGGAATTTTGTTTGATACCTTCATCACCCACGACCGATATGATTGTTCCACAAAGCCTTTCTTATTCATA from the Populus nigra chromosome 9, ddPopNigr1.1, whole genome shotgun sequence genome contains:
- the LOC133703189 gene encoding uncharacterized protein LOC133703189 translates to MASDTKRGSVSRLSPLAKPFILKTPKNSSSALNSSLQDTSSSPSSSRLAQSFSSFSVEGDSFSYYSLNPSRVYQGSADFGLFNESKSDLDALLVSKSAELGYKAHNSGDHQEILHWKDKHDGFSMSNDDPTKQGSSTEGLKLRAETSDHVCRKFSGISRKDDEVRPKSTRQTDTQYVSFSAVKSRPISSKFSTSSDLHSSALVQDPQSGVPAISWSSNDSNIPSFERRFSQQLDACTTKVNSSPSSDSNSLRALDSESSGTGSRYSPFNHALSQTLDSGGHGGVSKSGIFWYSLASLVDAAVDKRKEVFHDEVLTDKSKGKMNKPATQEVMEPLSMAVSELQITCPSRPIELASKSLGVKESDPIGNSSEIINENDSDLDSPCWKGKLSANQSTCEVSRPDDFQQLKSARGACSNLNPLAPHFVPSCGQQKVNYRGTECEGDDSLTFQKTESSAVSLFSREHTLQKPGTAESSSLDRSSITETHCSIDNHVRNKEYEPLTNSSTSSMLSSSCVVQPSILEDYFTSNGQLLTRQKVGGSGKVIEDAVPNGSTSVSLLASKHVRPISTRQLDSQHVSFSAVMSRPISSKFSTLSDLHSSAIVQDLQSGAPAISWSSNSSDIASFERRFSQQLNVCAARGHSSPSSDSNSLQALDSESSGAGSSYSPFNHALSQNLDSDGHGGVSKSGIFWYSLASLVDAAVDKRKEVFHDEVLTDKSKAKMSKPATQEVMEPLSMTVSELQITCPSHPIELASKSLGVKEIDPIGNSSEIINENDSDLDSPCWKGKLSANQSTCEVSRPDNFQQLKSARGACSNLNPLAPHFVPSCGKQKVNYRGTECEGGDSLTFQKTESSAVSLFSREYTLQKPGTAGSSSSDRSSITETHCSIDNHVRNKEYEPLTNSSTSSMLSSSCLVQPSIPEDYFISNGQLLTGKKVGGSGKVIEDAVSNGSTSVSLRASEHVTSSSSCRDGVSSALSETYGLVTKPLCTPPKLDIQIVVKTINQVSELLMQNCSYDLDSLNEHEHDIMKRVVCNLNACIRNRV